The following proteins come from a genomic window of Methanothrix sp.:
- the fdhF gene encoding formate dehydrogenase subunit alpha: MDEICLTIDGIEVRVPRGTTILNAARKAGIYIPALCDHPDLKPIGICKLCIVEIAGWETYPTSCTTCAENGMVVRTDTSKIREMRRNTLELLLAITSHPVSCLICERKRECSELKECMRKFPATVGCKYCPKDGECEIQRAAEHLGLERIRYPVSYKGLPVLREPFFDRDYNLCIMCGRCARICSELRGEGVLRMIADYHRGSRIGPESLIESNCKFCGACVDACPTGALHARIEKWERAERSAVTTCPFCGVGCQMEVGARNNHIVRVRGHRDGANEGQLCVKGRFGLEFAESPDRLRTPMIRKNSVLVSATWDEALDLIAERLRSFRGDEFGMVASAKCTNEEVYLAQKFARVVMGTNNIDNCARLCHASTISGLSAAIGSGAMTNSIDDIRRAGCIFVIGSNTTEQHPVIGLRIKEAKRRGARIIVVNPRRIELCDIADIWLRNRPGTDLPLILGMCKSIKDAGLADMRFIRERTEGFEDFSRSLDELQMDVVSRITGVDESLIREAALLYASSKPSSIVYSMGITQHVCGTDNVLALANLAMMTGNIGVPGGGINPLRGQNNVQGACDMGALPKMLPGYQNVMSAEARAMIEGIWGMRIPERPGLTLVEMFDAARSGRIKAMYIMGENPVLSEPDAGHVIEALKGLDFLVVQDIFLTETAQLADVVLPAACSLEKDGTFTSTERRVQMVRRILDPPGDARPDWWIIQELALRMGYRKGFSFSSTADIMREISRVARIYGGISHERLESRGIQWPCTDPDHPGTPYLHRDGFANGRGRFRVLRYRPPEELPDSEYPMVLLTGRILYHYHTGTMTRRVHDLEYLRGEEVVEMNPEDGAKMGLKDGDLVEITSRRGSVMARARLTERSPRGTVFMTFHFSETPTNVLTSRFLDPVAKIPELKFCAVRIKKIQGSQHVQNM, from the coding sequence ATGGACGAGATATGCCTTACGATCGACGGTATTGAGGTGAGGGTCCCCAGAGGGACAACGATCCTGAATGCAGCACGGAAGGCCGGAATCTACATCCCGGCGCTCTGCGATCACCCGGATCTGAAGCCGATAGGCATCTGCAAGCTCTGCATAGTCGAGATCGCGGGATGGGAGACATATCCGACGTCCTGCACAACGTGTGCGGAGAACGGGATGGTAGTCCGCACCGATACCTCTAAGATACGGGAGATGAGGAGGAACACGCTGGAGCTCCTGCTTGCGATCACCAGTCACCCTGTGAGCTGCCTGATCTGCGAGCGCAAACGTGAATGCTCTGAGCTCAAGGAGTGCATGCGCAAGTTTCCCGCCACCGTGGGATGCAAGTACTGCCCGAAGGACGGGGAGTGCGAGATCCAGAGGGCTGCAGAGCATCTCGGTCTTGAGAGAATCAGATACCCTGTCTCATACAAGGGATTGCCAGTGCTCAGGGAGCCCTTCTTCGACCGGGATTACAATCTCTGCATAATGTGCGGCAGATGCGCCAGGATATGCTCCGAGCTCAGGGGCGAGGGTGTTCTGCGCATGATCGCGGACTATCACAGAGGCAGCCGGATCGGCCCTGAGTCGCTGATCGAGAGCAACTGCAAGTTCTGCGGGGCATGTGTCGATGCCTGCCCGACTGGCGCTCTCCACGCGAGAATTGAGAAGTGGGAGCGTGCTGAGAGGAGCGCGGTGACGACCTGTCCGTTCTGTGGTGTCGGATGCCAGATGGAGGTCGGTGCGAGAAACAACCACATCGTGAGGGTCAGGGGACACAGGGACGGAGCAAATGAGGGTCAGCTCTGCGTGAAGGGCAGGTTCGGGCTGGAGTTCGCAGAGAGCCCGGACCGTCTCAGAACCCCGATGATCAGGAAAAACAGCGTGCTCGTGAGCGCCACCTGGGATGAGGCGCTGGATCTGATCGCAGAGCGCCTCAGATCCTTCAGAGGCGATGAGTTCGGGATGGTTGCATCAGCGAAGTGCACCAACGAGGAGGTGTATTTGGCTCAGAAGTTTGCAAGGGTCGTAATGGGCACGAACAACATAGACAATTGCGCAAGGCTCTGCCACGCCTCGACGATCTCAGGGCTATCAGCTGCGATAGGCAGCGGAGCGATGACCAACTCCATAGATGATATCAGGAGAGCTGGATGCATATTTGTTATAGGATCGAACACCACAGAGCAGCATCCGGTGATAGGCCTCAGGATAAAGGAGGCGAAGCGGAGGGGTGCCAGGATCATCGTGGTCAACCCGCGCCGGATCGAGCTGTGCGATATCGCAGACATCTGGCTTCGCAACCGTCCGGGAACGGATCTGCCTCTAATTCTGGGGATGTGCAAATCGATAAAGGATGCCGGGCTTGCGGACATGAGATTCATCAGGGAGCGCACCGAGGGCTTTGAGGATTTCTCCAGATCACTCGATGAGCTTCAGATGGATGTAGTATCAAGAATCACAGGCGTCGATGAATCGCTCATCAGAGAGGCTGCGCTGCTATACGCAAGCAGCAAACCATCATCTATTGTATATTCGATGGGCATCACGCAGCACGTCTGCGGAACGGATAACGTCCTCGCACTCGCGAATCTGGCGATGATGACAGGAAACATAGGCGTGCCCGGAGGTGGGATAAACCCGCTCCGGGGGCAGAACAATGTCCAGGGCGCATGCGATATGGGGGCGCTTCCAAAAATGCTGCCCGGATATCAGAATGTGATGAGCGCCGAGGCCAGGGCCATGATCGAGGGCATCTGGGGTATGAGGATACCTGAGCGCCCTGGTCTGACACTCGTTGAGATGTTCGATGCGGCGAGAAGCGGCAGAATAAAAGCGATGTACATCATGGGAGAGAACCCGGTGCTCAGCGAGCCGGACGCAGGGCACGTCATCGAGGCGCTGAAGGGTCTGGATTTTCTTGTAGTGCAGGACATATTCCTGACGGAGACAGCACAGCTCGCGGATGTCGTTCTTCCGGCTGCATGCTCACTGGAGAAGGACGGGACGTTCACATCCACAGAGCGAAGGGTCCAGATGGTTCGCAGGATCCTGGATCCGCCAGGGGATGCGAGGCCTGACTGGTGGATTATCCAGGAGCTTGCGCTCAGAATGGGGTACAGAAAGGGATTCTCGTTCAGCTCCACAGCGGATATAATGCGCGAGATCTCCAGGGTAGCGAGGATATACGGAGGCATATCCCATGAGAGGCTTGAGAGCAGAGGAATACAGTGGCCGTGTACGGATCCAGATCACCCCGGTACACCGTATCTCCACAGGGATGGCTTTGCAAACGGCAGGGGCAGATTCAGAGTCCTCAGATACAGGCCTCCCGAGGAACTCCCGGACAGCGAGTATCCGATGGTCCTCCTCACAGGGAGGATCCTCTATCACTACCACACAGGCACTATGACCAGAAGGGTCCACGATCTGGAGTACCTTCGCGGCGAGGAGGTCGTCGAGATGAACCCGGAGGATGGAGCGAAGATGGGATTGAAAGATGGAGATCTTGTGGAGATCACATCCAGGCGTGGATCTGTCATGGCGAGGGCCAGGCTCACAGAAAGGTCTCCAAGAGGGACGGTATTCATGACGTTCCACTTCTCTGAGACCCCAACAAATGTATTAACATCCAGGTTCCTAGACCCTGTGGCAAAGATACCTGAGCTCAAGTTCTGCGCGGTTCGCATAAAAAAGATCCAGGGGTCGCAGCATGTACAGAATATGTGA